The stretch of DNA CCCGCACCACGAGAAAGGACTCGACGTTGAGCGCCTTCCCGAGCTTGATGGCGGACTCTTTATCGGATTGACCAGTCATCTCCAGACGAGAGAAATAAAACACGAGCGAATCAAATGCCTCCTTCGAGGCCTGAAAGATATCCGTCACGTTCTCGGGCGAGACGACCCGTTCGATAGTCCCCTGTCTATTGAGGGCTCCGGCCAAGACTTCCTGAATGTCTTCCCTGGCGCTGTCGTATTGGCTCGCCATCGGCGGCAATACGGCGATGGACTGCGGTCGAAATACTCTGGCGCCGGGGCCTTCCCAAACCTCCTGCAAACCGCTACAACCTCCGAGCAGTAAAACAAGGGTCATCGCCGAGATTATGTACGCATATGATCGAGACAACATGAGCTCAGTATACCATTAAAAGGTCAATGAAATAGAGGCGGAAACGAGAGCGCCTTTTTCGCGGAAATCATATCCTCCGCCGGCATTTGCACGGAAGGAAAACCACCGCAGTCCTAACCCTGCAGTAGGAACAAAGGGAGTGGACGCATCCTGCATATTCTTAAAAGTACCCACTCTGAAGGAAAGAAATTCAGACAAGATCGTTTGCTCGAGGCCTAAGCTCAGAAGCTGGCTTTTCACCCCGGGGACAAAGGTCTTGTTTGAGGTCGCGTCCACATCGGCCGCCAATGTCAAAGTAGAATAGGGGTTGACGGCAACGCCGGCTCTGACCTGCGGGTCTAATTGGAGTTCTCCTCCGCCGGCGGCATCGAAGGTAGGCTTATTGATATCTTTGGCGACGACGCCAAACCTTATCCACGAGGTCGGACGATAGATGGCTCCTATGTCAATGCCATAGGACAATGAGATGCTCGGTTTGCCGAAGCGATCGGTCGTGCTGACCCCGCTCCCTCCTTGGAGATCGGTCGAACCATTGTAAGCGGCGCCTTGAATGACTTTTGCGGTGATTCCGATTGAAATGGTCTTGTCGAAAAAGGCATAGGCATACGAAAACGCCAGTTGCCTGGCTTCGAGGCCACGTAACGCCATCTGGCCCGCCATGTTGATCGTCGTGCCGGCACCGCCCGGTTGGGACACCTGCACAGGTGTCGAGACGAATCCGCCTCCAGTGGCGACGTCGGACACATTGAATCCGAACGCATGTTCACCAAGGTGTCCTTTGAGATACAGGCCGGCTGACCCGTTCACGGAAACACTGGCGCCTGCTTGGTTGACACGATCGGCGATGGACTGAGCGTTTGACAGATTGGCCGGAGATGTATCGCTGGTATCGAAGTTCTCCATATCATGCAGGGCATCACCCAAGCCAAGTCGATCAAATGCCTGACCTCCACCCTGGGCACGGATATCCACGGTCTGGGTCATGGCCAAGCCGGCTGGGTTCCAA from Nitrospira sp. encodes:
- the traF gene encoding conjugal transfer protein TraF — encoded protein: MPSRSLRVGLLLAASALPSHVSAAEFVIVGPRPMGMGGAGVAVTTNALATYWNPAGLAMTQTVDIRAQGGGQAFDRLGLGDALHDMENFDTSDTSPANLSNAQSIADRVNQAGASVSVNGSAGLYLKGHLGEHAFGFNVSDVATGGGFVSTPVQVSQPGGAGTTINMAGQMALRGLEARQLAFSYAYAFFDKTISIGITAKVIQGAAYNGSTDLQGGSGVSTTDRFGKPSISLSYGIDIGAIYRPTSWIRFGVVAKDINKPTFDAAGGGELQLDPQVRAGVAVNPYSTLTLAADVDATSNKTFVPGVKSQLLSLGLEQTILSEFLSFRVGTFKNMQDASTPFVPTAGLGLRWFSFRANAGGGYDFREKGALVSASISLTF